From Sediminitomix flava, the proteins below share one genomic window:
- a CDS encoding C45 family autoproteolytic acyltransferase/hydolase, whose product MKNQELNFVKEYKAGKLYEANNFLIPVLEGSNFEMGEQYGALMANEMEKVRDTILVKEVEAGYLDDETKAFWVNRAYGSGSIRTKQFYEGVAQGSGWALGDVVMLDQIMEFGIYQSKLHSFAGCTSIASWGQNSKDGNMYIGRNMDWSPAFNKFPTVLTVRKPNDGSYKFATTGWAGMYAAFTAMNEKGVYIDLHDGTSMGGSVVALDRPSVLNTLVDMISEISTLEGLESRYNGMLVSTSAIYTIADKNGAASVETSSLNGSRVRKPSNNDDALVVVNTFMEESWGLGKRETVSNSLRRFSNMTDRLAENKGNIDAQMTKDLMDLRLFNEDNSFKQNGGSTKPALQDADITNYQTVFDINEQKVYLKIPVPEYFADWTMIDLKDLFN is encoded by the coding sequence ATGAAAAATCAAGAATTAAACTTCGTAAAAGAGTATAAAGCTGGTAAATTATATGAAGCAAACAATTTCTTAATTCCTGTACTTGAAGGATCAAATTTTGAGATGGGAGAGCAGTATGGAGCTCTAATGGCAAATGAAATGGAAAAAGTTAGAGATACCATTCTTGTAAAAGAAGTTGAAGCTGGTTATTTAGATGATGAAACAAAAGCATTTTGGGTAAATAGAGCGTATGGTTCAGGTTCTATTCGTACCAAACAATTTTATGAAGGTGTCGCACAAGGATCAGGATGGGCGTTGGGAGATGTCGTTATGCTAGATCAAATAATGGAGTTTGGTATTTACCAATCAAAACTTCATTCTTTTGCAGGATGTACTTCAATTGCATCTTGGGGGCAAAACTCGAAAGATGGAAATATGTATATCGGAAGAAATATGGACTGGAGTCCAGCTTTTAACAAATTTCCTACAGTTTTGACCGTTAGAAAACCGAATGATGGTTCATATAAATTTGCCACAACAGGATGGGCTGGAATGTATGCTGCATTTACAGCAATGAATGAAAAAGGTGTTTATATTGACCTTCACGACGGTACAAGCATGGGTGGTTCTGTCGTTGCATTGGATCGACCTTCAGTACTAAATACACTAGTGGATATGATTAGTGAGATTTCTACTTTGGAAGGCTTAGAATCTAGATATAATGGCATGCTAGTAAGTACATCAGCTATTTATACAATAGCTGATAAAAATGGAGCTGCTTCAGTCGAGACTTCTTCCCTAAATGGAAGTAGAGTTCGTAAGCCTTCAAATAATGACGATGCTTTAGTGGTTGTAAATACATTTATGGAGGAAAGTTGGGGATTAGGCAAAAGAGAAACCGTAAGTAACTCCTTACGTCGTTTTTCAAATATGACTGATCGATTGGCTGAGAATAAAGGAAATATAGATGCTCAAATGACTAAAGATTTGATGGATCTTAGATTGTTCAACGAAGATAATTCTTTCAAACAAAATGGCGGTAGTACAAAACCTGCTTTACAAGATGCTGATATTACAAATTACCAAACCGTATTTGATATCAATGAGCAGAAAGTATATCTGAAAATTCCTGTTCCAGAATACTTTGCAGATTGGACAATGATCGACCTAAAAGACTTATTTAATTAA
- a CDS encoding cysteine hydrolase family protein: MKKALIIIDVQNDYFEGGIYPQFNTTSVLEPTKKAIEKAKQEGYLIVFIKHEAPEGFLVKGTEGSEIHAELKPYLEDGIIVTKTFANSFKETNLETVLKENNVTDLIITGIMTQNCVTHTAISKESEKYNVTVVGNACTAPNEMVHNVALVALTERVSVINSIEGYK; this comes from the coding sequence ATGAAGAAAGCGCTAATCATAATCGATGTACAGAATGATTACTTTGAGGGAGGTATTTACCCTCAATTCAATACAACTTCAGTATTAGAACCTACAAAAAAAGCGATAGAAAAAGCAAAACAAGAAGGTTACTTGATCGTTTTTATTAAGCATGAAGCACCAGAAGGCTTTTTGGTTAAAGGTACAGAAGGTAGTGAAATTCATGCTGAATTGAAGCCTTATCTTGAGGATGGAATAATTGTTACAAAAACTTTCGCTAATAGTTTCAAGGAGACAAATTTAGAAACAGTTTTAAAAGAGAATAATGTGACAGATTTAATCATCACAGGTATTATGACGCAAAACTGTGTGACACATACTGCGATTTCAAAAGAATCTGAAAAGTACAATGTTACGGTAGTTGGAAATGCATGTACAGCACCTAATGAAATGGTCCATAATGTAGCTTTGGTAGCACTTACAGAAAGAGTTTCTGTAATAAATAGTATAGAAGGTTATAAATAA
- a CDS encoding fatty acid desaturase family protein, translating to MYPTRIKFNRADRPEFVAELKRRVNNYFKENNITKYGNNQMKIKTVFMISLYMSPLVLMLSGVITNVWVMLGMWALMGFGMSGVGLSIMHDANHGSYSNNRKTNDFVSKVLYLVGGYPLNWRIQHNLLHHTYTNIHDHDEDLGQGFIRMSPNQKRKWVHRFQFIYAPLSYTLMTIYWSTSKDFQQVLRYHKKDLLKTQNITLTRALIEIAVSKVVYVLLFVALPIVLLPFAWWQVMLGYILMHAICGLFLALIFQCAHVVEEALFFKVDDENEGSMENNFAIHQMKTTTNFANNSTFFSWFIGGLNYQIEHHLFPNICHIHYKQISKIVKATAEEYDIPYHEKRTFVGALKSHFSILFNLGNGRYDKKHEAPKLQKVAS from the coding sequence ATGTATCCAACACGTATTAAGTTTAATCGAGCAGACAGGCCTGAGTTTGTAGCTGAGTTAAAGAGGAGAGTAAACAATTATTTCAAGGAGAATAACATTACAAAATACGGAAATAATCAGATGAAGATTAAAACTGTATTTATGATTTCATTATACATGTCACCTCTTGTTTTAATGTTATCAGGAGTCATTACTAATGTATGGGTAATGTTAGGAATGTGGGCACTCATGGGGTTTGGTATGTCTGGAGTTGGGCTCTCAATCATGCACGATGCAAACCATGGATCATATTCGAATAATAGAAAGACAAACGATTTTGTAAGTAAAGTTCTTTACTTGGTTGGTGGTTACCCTTTAAACTGGAGAATCCAGCACAACCTCCTCCACCATACTTACACAAATATTCACGATCATGATGAGGATTTGGGACAAGGCTTTATTAGAATGTCACCAAATCAAAAAAGAAAGTGGGTTCATAGATTTCAGTTTATTTATGCACCACTATCTTATACTTTAATGACCATTTATTGGTCTACATCGAAAGATTTTCAACAAGTATTAAGATATCACAAAAAAGATTTATTGAAGACGCAAAATATAACTTTGACAAGAGCATTAATTGAAATTGCTGTAAGTAAAGTTGTATATGTTTTATTATTTGTTGCACTTCCAATTGTTTTACTACCGTTTGCATGGTGGCAAGTAATGTTAGGATATATACTGATGCATGCTATTTGTGGTCTTTTCCTTGCACTTATATTCCAATGTGCGCACGTAGTTGAAGAAGCTTTGTTCTTTAAAGTTGATGATGAGAATGAAGGTAGTATGGAGAACAACTTTGCTATTCACCAAATGAAAACAACAACGAACTTTGCGAATAATTCAACATTCTTCTCGTGGTTTATTGGTGGTTTGAATTACCAAATTGAGCATCATTTGTTCCCAAATATATGTCATATTCACTACAAGCAAATTTCTAAAATAGTAAAAGCAACTGCTGAGGAATATGATATACCATACCATGAAAAAAGAACATTTGTTGGAGCATTAAAAAGCCACTTTTCTATTTTATTCAATCTAGGGAATGGTAGATATGATAAAAAACATGAAGCTCCAAAACTACAAAAAGTAGCTAGCTAG